The genomic region CCCCGACATCCTTCCCACCGGCAGGTCGATCTGCGTCACGTCGCCCGTGATGACCATCTTCGAGCGAAAGCCCAGGCGCGTCAAAAACATCTTCATCTGCTCAATCGTGGTGTTCTGCGCCTCGTCCAGGATGACGTAACTGTCCTCCAGGGTCCGCCCGCGCATGTACGCGAGCGGCGCAATTTCGATGTTGCCGCGCTCCAACGCGCGAATGACCTGCTCTTGGCCATAGATGTCGTGCAACGCGTCATACAGCGGCCGGAGATACGGATCCACTTTCTCCTGAAGGTCTCCCGGCAAGAAGCCGAGCTTTTCACCCGCCTCCACCGCCGGCCGGGTCAGCACGATGCGCTTCACTTCTCCCCGCTTCAGCGCCATGACCGCCATGGCCACGGCGAGATACGTCTTGCCCGTGCCCGCAGGCCCAACTCCGAACACGATATCGTTGCGGCGAATCGCATCGACGTACCGGCGCTGCCCAAGCGTCTTCACGCGAATGGCCTTGCCCTTGTACGTCGTCCCAATTTCCGTGGTGTACACGTCGATCACGTCGTCGAGATCGCCCGCGTGAGCCATTTCGATCATGTATCGGTAATCTGGCTCGCCAAGCTGCATGCCTCGGCGAACCAAGGTGGTGACCACGCTCAGCAGATGCTGCAGCCGCGAAACCTCGTCTTCCTCTCCCACAAACTGAATCTCGGTCCCGCGCACAATCACCTTGGCGGAAAACGACTGACTGAGCAGGTGCAAAAGCAAATCGTTTGGCCCAAGTGCCTGCACCGCTTCCTCGTTCGTCGGAAACACCCACTTCTTCGTCGCCGTCTGCTCAGCCAACGATGCACCATCCCCGTCCTTACGATTGCGCCGCGCCCTCGGAGGTTGGCGCGCCTGCCGTATCCGGGATGGCAGCCGGAGCGCCGATGTCCTGTTGGACGCGCGTAAGTATGGTCGCGTATAGAGTACCACGGTCAAGACGCTCCTGTAAAACCGACTGCCCCAAAATCGCCATCTCGCCCCCGGCGAGCGACCGCACATCAGCTGCGGCCATGACCAAGGCCTCGTTTCTCGCCTGTGCCACGTCCACTTGCCACACCACCGGCTTCACCTCGTACAGAGTCGCGTGGACCCATTGCACGGGCAGCCGCCACTGGCCGATGCGCCAGTCTGTCTCGTCGTCGCGCTCGTACACGGCGGGCGGGGCCTCCTGAAACCCCCACACGCGCAGGCGCATGCCGCCCACGGCGAGGTAGTCGCGCGAG from Alicyclobacillus vulcanalis harbors:
- a CDS encoding PhoH family protein: MAEQTATKKWVFPTNEEAVQALGPNDLLLHLLSQSFSAKVIVRGTEIQFVGEEDEVSRLQHLLSVVTTLVRRGMQLGEPDYRYMIEMAHAGDLDDVIDVYTTEIGTTYKGKAIRVKTLGQRRYVDAIRRNDIVFGVGPAGTGKTYLAVAMAVMALKRGEVKRIVLTRPAVEAGEKLGFLPGDLQEKVDPYLRPLYDALHDIYGQEQVIRALERGNIEIAPLAYMRGRTLEDSYVILDEAQNTTIEQMKMFLTRLGFRSKMVITGDVTQIDLPVGRMSGLVHAKRVLQGIPGIEFHTFSPSDVVRHHLVQKIIDAYAEDQARQG